TGGGAAGAGAGCATTATCCTTATTTTCTAGATAAAGGAACTGGTTTATCAGCTTGCCCTCAGCAAGAAGCAGAGGCTGGAAGAAAACTTGGCTAGGATGCAAGTACCTCAAGTGAGGGCAGACATTTGAAACCAGCTGTCTCAAAATGTGTTCTCCTGTTGTGAGGGGCTGGTAATCAGAAGGAACAGTTTCAAGCCACAGCTGAGTTTCCAGCCTGCATTCACCCAAAAGTCTCTTACATTATCCATAACGAAGTGGGGAAGACAGCACTTTTCAGAGCTTCCCCACATTCTAAAACCTGCCAAGTATTCAAAGATGGAAAAAACTTCATTAGAGCCcttgtattaaaaattatttatttagtgATCTGTACATGGGGTGAAGCAGGGCCTCATACAgaccttcaaaaaaaaaatcaagtaaaaacataaatacatattttcttacAAAAATGAGATTTACAAAATATACATACTGCACTTGTCTGACacacttggttttttttcttccatgtgcACATTATAAAAGACAAACCGAGCCCTGCAAGTCTGACATCAGAGCCACTGAAGGATTTGGCTGATGGGCCCATTCCTCATGCTCAGACTACTGGTACACCCTCAGACAGCAGCAGTCTGCCCCCTCACCCTGGAcaggtattttctttttaaagtttcatTCTAGACacttcccccccccaaaaacatGAAGAGCAGCTATAGGGTGGAGACTTGCCAAAAATCCAGAATGTCCTATTTTGTCCTTAGGCAagaatacacacacacacatatacttATAAAAACAACCCTTCAGTGAATATAAAGGTAAAGTAgtatgcaaaaaataaaatatgaacaaTATCAACATAAAAATTTTCAGAATAGAAAAATCTGTcacatttcaaaaagaaaacaatgcatTTGATGATAAATTTTTGAATGCTTTTCCTTCAAAGACTGATCACTGGAAACTCAAACAGCTGTGTTTTAGCTGAAATGAGAAGGCTCCTCACTTGCAGTAACTACTTGATTTTAAACCCCAACCCCAGCCCCCCCACCTGCACCAAGAATCATTGCCATGCAGCTCAGGGAACCCGAGGAGCAGGCAAAGGGTCCATCGTGAGCCAAAACGATTCCTCCTGTCCCCAGAATCCGGCTGTGTAtcgattttttttctgcagtgagcTCACTgcaaagcaggagagaaaacaggtttatgggaaggagagaaaaaaaatcctatctttACGTTACATATTTTAGTAGCTCTTGTTTTGACAGGTGCTCTCAGGTAAGCTCTTCTTGCCCTCTAAATCttgcatttccttcagcttAAAAAAGTGAACCATATTGAATGGTAGGAAAACATCCTGCCTCCTCCTTTTTTCATAAAAGGAATGTTTATTTCTGTGGGCTCCTCACATCCAAGGGTGAACCTCAACGACTTCTTTTTGTTAGTTTGCCCATAAAAACCGATCCCATGCTTATGCCTTTCTACATAGAAAAcacttttgttttcccctttgtCTCCTAGAACAAAGGCAAGGGGGAAAAGCCTTCTGCTGAAAAGCAACAAGTCATTTCTTTTCAGGGTGTGGAATAGCAaccccctccttccccacagcagcaagAACAGATTGAGGGCcaaatttttactttaaaacaatTACAACAGGTATGGCTGAGGTAAAAAGGAACTTGTGAGCTGATAGAACAGAGGCATCTCCCCAGCACACGATCGGGCTGTAGCCGGCTGTGCAGTACTCACGTGATGGCTCTGCCGAGCTGGAAGGAGCGGGCAGCGAGCCTGAGCTCGAGAGTTACCCTGCTCATGCCGCTGTTTGGCCCCGGCAATTCAGAGAGCATTTGGCTACTTCTCGGCAGGGGTGGCTCAACGGATCtggcttcccctccctcttGTCCAAGGCAAGGCAGGATGATTTTAGTTGGGCTGGAATTTCTCTTCCTCGACAGGAGTAGCAGGACAGAAGTAAGGAGACTTCCGGATGAAGGACTCTCCTGTCTCAGCAGTGGCCTCTTTTTCTGTCCTCTCCCACTTAGCTGGTCATAAGCACCACTGGCAATAGTTTGACCGATCCTTTatgtaatgatttttttttttttttaactttctgtgAGGAAGTAAAAGTTTGGAAAagcctcccttcctccctcttcaGGGAACCATTGCCCTAGCCCTATGCTGAGTATCCTCTGCGTGTATGCATGTGTGAGAGTGTGTGCCGAGGGGACGGGGGTCTCATACTGCCGTCTCGCCCTTGCTGCCGGTACTGAGTCTGTGGTAGAAGCGTCGCCAGGACTGAAGGGTTTTGCCAGACCAAATCCAGAAGCCAGTCGTGATCCCAACAATCATGGTCATGAGGTACTTGATCATGAAGACAGTGAAGTCTGGGCTCATAGGGGCAAagtggctgggacagggcacagcATACGTTTTGCAGGTCTGGAGGAGCCACGTCTTCTCCCAGGTGCCACGGAAGGCCTGCTCGTAGAAGTAACACGCCAGGACAATGGTGGCAGGCACCGTGTAGAGGACACTGAAGACACCAATGCGCACCATCAGCTTCTCCAGTTTCTCCGTCTTGGTGCCATCGTGCTTCATGATGGTGCGGATGCGAAACAAGGACACAAAGCCGGCCAGCAAGAAGGAAGTGCCAATGAAGAGATACACAAACAAGGGCGCCAGCACAAAGCCCCTCAGCGAGTCCACACTGTAGATACCTACATAACACACCCCACTGAGTACATCCCCGTCCACCTGCCCCATGGCCAAGATGGTGATGGTTTTGACAgcgggcacagcccaggcagccaGATGAAAATATTGGGAGTTGGCCTCAATGGCCTCATGGCCCCACTTCATGCCAGCAGCCAGGAACCAAGTGAGGGACAGGATGACCCACCAGATGGAGCTGGCCATGCCGAAGAAGTAAAGGATCATGAAGAGGATGGTGCAGCCTTCTTTCTTGGTGCCTTGGGCCACAGTGCGGTAGCCATCCTCAGAGAAGCGCTCTAGGCACACCACCCGCTCCTCCAGCAAAAAGCCTGCTGCGTAGGCCACGGCGACCATGAAGTAGCAGCCCGAGAGGAAGATGATGGGCCTCTCCGGGTAGCTGAAACGACGCATGTCTACCAGGTAGGTGAGCACAGTGAAGAGGGTGGAGGCACAGCAAAGCACGGACCACACGCCCACCCACAGCCGGGCAAATCGCACCTCTGCCTCCTTGAAGTACATGAGCCCATTGGGCCGGGCTGGTTCACAGGGGGCTCCACAGTCCCGCTCCCCCAGGAACCGGTAGCCCAAGTAAGAGGGCACCTTGAGCTGCCGCGGGCAAGAGAAAGAGAAGCCAGAGGGTGGCtgtggtggggtaagaaagtcAGGGAGGTAGCCAGCTGTGGGGTGGGCAGTGACCCCCCGACCCGCCGCACCACCAGGTCCTGGTGGGGCATCCGACGTGTTCTGCCCCACGCAGATCTCACCCGCACCGTGAACAGGGAAGTTCTCGCAGCGGAGCCGCTCTGGCCACTGGAAGCCGAACTTGTTCATGAGGGCCTCGCAGCCCTGACGGGCCCGCTCGCAGAGGGAGCGGCAGGGTGGGATGGCCTGCTCCAGCACGGTGCACACCGGCGCGTACATGGAACAGAGGAAGAACTTCAGCTCGGGCGAGCACTGCACCTTGACCAGCGGGTAGAACTGGTGCACCTCCAGCCCTGCGTCCTCCTGGTTGGTGTGGCCCAGCAGGTTGGGCAGGATGGTCTGGTTGTAGGCAATATCCGTGCAGAGCGGGATGGAGATGGGTTGGCAGAAGCCGTGGTCCGGCACGGAGATGCCCTTCTCGCCGTGGTACTGCTGTGCCGTGGCACCCGCGGGGGTCCCCAGCAGGGCGGCCAGCAGCGCGGCCAGCCCCAGCAAGGGGCAGCCGGCGGCAGCCGCTCCGCCGCATTCTCGTCCAGCCTGCATCGCCGGGGCGGCCGGGGGCCTGAGGAGCCTCGGGGAGTCTTTCAGAGCCGGCCGGCGCAGAGCCCCAGGGGCATCAGCGACCCAAGGGCGGAGGCGGGGCCCCTTCGGTGGGGCAGGAGCGCGGCGACGGAAGGAACGCGGCTCCGCGCTGGACCTCCACGACTTTTTTCCTCGGCTCCGAAGCGGCGGCGCTTACAGAGCGGTGGCGGCGCTACTCTAGGCGAAAgtttccagagctgctctccccgGAGAAGGCGGCGGCGGCGAAACAGGAGGCGCGCGTAGCCCGGCGACGGCTCTGGCCAGCTCCGCGCAGGGTCCCGCGACGGCGGCGAGGCGGAGGCGCTGGTCCCTGCACGACTGCACGGCCCCGGGGATTTAAGTTACGGCTAAATGGATTATTACCGCGCCCGGCTGAGCCGTGTATTTTACTTCGGGGCTTAAATAACTTCCAAAATCCAATTACTGCGCGATCCTCCCCGCGGCTTGGCTGAGCTCCGCTCCCGACGGACACCGCTGCGGGCTATGCGTCCGGGGTAACCGTGCGTCTCCCGGTTCGGCTCGTTCCGCtccgcccgcggccccgccgccaccgcccgcTCCGCGCTCTCGGCCCGCGGCCGCGCCGGCACACAAAAAAGGCGCAGCTCCGCGcgggccccgcccccgccgccggccccaTTCACAAACcgcgccgggggcggggccCCGCCGCGCCCACCCGCCAATCCGCGCGGGGAGGCGGGGCCgtgctgggggaggggagggggaggagctCGCgccagagggagaaaaaaaaagttgggaaCAACTTTTCCCatccccgccgggccgggccgggaggaGCCGCCCGCGGCCCCCACCCCCCGCGCTGCCCGGCACAGCCGGGAAGGCGGGGGGTGGGCAGCTCGCTCAGGGTGGCCCGAGCAAACTAAAATTAACTGGCTGCTTTCTGAGCAGGCTTTGAAAATGCGAACAGCTGCCTGTGCCCGGAGttattaaaaaagaaggaaaaaaaaaatagactaaggaaaaaaaactccaagCGTAGCGCCCGGGTACATTTGCAGAATGATCCTATTGCGTGGTTGGGATGTTCGCGTCTGTGCGCCGTCACCTCCCCAGCGTGGGGGGTTTGATTTGTTATCGCAGCATGACTGTTGCTTTTTGCTGGCGAATAAGCGCTTTATTCATGCAGATCTAAGCCCTAGCCGGGGGAaggcagtttttttttttaaacgtCCAGTGTTACCTAagcaaagaggagaaattttAAATCCCCATTTGCACTGCTGCGATTCCTTAAGAGACTCAGTTTAACAGTGATAAACCAGGAGTTCCTCCGTGAAAGTACCCTGCCTGCAGGAGAGAAAATGGCATAGATGGGGAGACTCCTGTCACTGGCCTGCTAGGCCAAGCAGATCTAGAACTAGACACCAGCATACATTTGCTAAGGATGGGAATGTGGGGTTTGCAGCATAGCTGTGCTTTGGGGTGCACGGCCgaagcacagggagctgggaccaTCCAGCCTCTGTGCAGTCAGAGCATGTCTTGGGCAGCACAGAAGGGCTGTGCTTGATAAAAGCTCTGCAACAAGGCCTGCTTCTGCTTCGCTGACCCATGAGAGTTTGTGCTCACACACACTGCTTGAGCCAAGTATTATTCAACTTACCCCATCCTTCTCTTTGAGGACAGAGATCCCCCTGAACAGCAGTGCTCAAATTCTTACTTTTGCTCCTCTGCTCAGGATTGTGCTTCTGTTAGCAGCTAAGCAAAGATGCTGATCCATACCATCCTCCAGGGCAGTTAAAGAGAGCAGGGTTTGGCTCAGGGAGCTCCAACAGCAATTGTTGGACAAATGTTTTCCATATCCTCTACTGCTCATGAACAATGTGTCCTCATGCCAATAAGACCATGGTGCTGCAGCTTTTGTTACATTTCTTGAGAGAAGTTGACAGTTATAAACAGGCTTGCTAAAATAAATTTACTCCTCTTATTggagatgtttttaaaaataatactgtGCATATTCAAAAATACATATGGGAAGGACTAGCTAGTCATGGCTGCAACAGTtcattctggaaaagaaatgtcTTCTCTACTTTCTCAGTTATAGTTTTTTAAGAGTGCCTTAGAGGAACTTCACTTTTTCGGATTTTTAAggctttttattaaaattccttgcttttctacacCTATTGGCTGAGAATATTTTTGTGATACTCTTCACCTAAATAACCACACACATATTTTATATGAATTTGTCTACTCTGTTGTTAGGCTTTTGGCCACTAGTAGCTTTCaataaaattattctcttaTTCAATGGCAATTGCCTCAAAATGGCACAGTGTGGtagaagaaaaccccaaactcctgTATTGGTCTAAGACATCCTTACAGCTTTCAGGGGACAatagagggaggaagggaaggaagggaaggaagggaaggaagggaaggaaggaaggaaggaaggaaggaaggaaggaaggaaggaaggaaggaaggaaggaaggaaggaaggaaggaaagaaggaaggaaggaaaagaaagaaagaaaagagaaaaaaatgcatgatTCTGGAGCACAGGTTAGTCCAAAGAATCCAGAACCTCTGTAAGTACCATCAGCTACAGTTCAAAGGGCAGCCTGCAAAATTACTTAAATTTCCTTGCAACAGGAGGGATCCTCATCAGCACAGTAAGCACAGCAGCCAGGTTATCAGTCACCCAGAACAAACACACTGCACAAGACTTTGCAGCATCTGACAAGTTATCTATTGCAACCACAGAGCAGTTCTCCTAAAACATGTCCTAACTGCATGGTCTGCCAGCAGTAAACATTCACAAGCAAAATCCTGGCATGTCCTAGATTCCAGAATAAATTTTCAGTCTCTGGTGTTGATACCAGCTCTGGAGTTGTCTGACTAGACTACTGTGCATAGGGAGGAATTGCTAGGAACAAACAATTATCTGTCTTTttactaatttaaaaataaatcctgttCAACTTCCAAGTTAAGTCAAAGTGAGGAGTGGCATCCCTACATGAtgtcttttcctgctcttttaaAGCCTCCTAAGATGGTGCCAATAtaattttccttgtttcttaTCCCATCTGATAGAAAACTCTTCCCATGGAGGGAgggaaatcaaaacaaaacaccccctccctgccccaccacTTATTTTGTGTGCCTGAGGGAGAACATTTTCAGACTACCTGTTGCAAGGCTTTCAGTCCTTGCCCTCAGAAGAACAAAAGCCATCGCTTCCCCTTTGTCCTTTCCACCCACAGAAACTTGCTGGACCGCACCTCCCTTGACCTCCTGCtaaccagcactgccaaagtCCGGTGCCACCGCCTGAGCTGTGAGATTTGCCCAGTTACTTTTAGTAAATAACTTTTATGACACTTTTAACCTCCACATTTTGAAGCATGCTTACATACAGTCTTACATGATCAGACAGGCTGTTGAGCTGAGAACATCAAAATTTGCACTCCCTAAAGCTTAGTGGAGAAATGCCTGGAGCCTGGGGGGAAATTATGCATTTGCCTATTTTACATAATTATTTGcataattagaaataaaataagttCTCAGTACTATATCTGCTTGCATTTCTATCAGTCTGATAGATTAGTCTAAATTACATCTTGTCGGAGCTCATCAAAGAAATCCAGTCTTTCTGTAGTGAAACGGGAGAGCCTCGTATTTCATGGGCAGGGagtgggaaaaacaaaacctcccCCCCACCACGGAACCCCTATTTTGAAATTAGATGGAAGACATAGGAAACTGATTGAAAAGAGCATATGGGGAGGGCACAGGTGACAAAAGGAAGGGGATGCTGCTGAAGGGGATGTGGCTTCCCACAGCGAGAAAGGTAAAAGCCCTTTGCATCACggatttataaaataattattagtTTATGAAGTAGTATCCCAAAGGATACAGGGAAGTAGCACTGTCTTCCACATTTATGGTcaccgggggtgggggggaaacTTTAGAAAGCATTCACAAGGATGAGCTATCAGGCTGATGATTGCCTTTATCTCTAAGATCCGtgaataagaaaacaaaacctgatCTGCTCATCCCCCACTCAGAAGTTCATTGAGGACAAC
Above is a genomic segment from Haemorhous mexicanus isolate bHaeMex1 chromosome 8, bHaeMex1.pri, whole genome shotgun sequence containing:
- the FZD7 gene encoding frizzled-7; the protein is MQAGRECGGAAAAGCPLLGLAALLAALLGTPAGATAQQYHGEKGISVPDHGFCQPISIPLCTDIAYNQTILPNLLGHTNQEDAGLEVHQFYPLVKVQCSPELKFFLCSMYAPVCTVLEQAIPPCRSLCERARQGCEALMNKFGFQWPERLRCENFPVHGAGEICVGQNTSDAPPGPGGAAGRGVTAHPTAGYLPDFLTPPQPPSGFSFSCPRQLKVPSYLGYRFLGERDCGAPCEPARPNGLMYFKEAEVRFARLWVGVWSVLCCASTLFTVLTYLVDMRRFSYPERPIIFLSGCYFMVAVAYAAGFLLEERVVCLERFSEDGYRTVAQGTKKEGCTILFMILYFFGMASSIWWVILSLTWFLAAGMKWGHEAIEANSQYFHLAAWAVPAVKTITILAMGQVDGDVLSGVCYVGIYSVDSLRGFVLAPLFVYLFIGTSFLLAGFVSLFRIRTIMKHDGTKTEKLEKLMVRIGVFSVLYTVPATIVLACYFYEQAFRGTWEKTWLLQTCKTYAVPCPSHFAPMSPDFTVFMIKYLMTMIVGITTGFWIWSGKTLQSWRRFYHRLSTGSKGETAV